A genome region from Piliocolobus tephrosceles isolate RC106 chromosome 8, ASM277652v3, whole genome shotgun sequence includes the following:
- the ARHGEF5 gene encoding rho guanine nucleotide exchange factor 5, with the protein MEAEEAQHGASPPIPAIVELSIIPEAPMRSSHVSALGLEAQEDEDPSYKWREEHRLSATQQRELRDVCDYAGETMPSFPKEGSADVEPNQESLVAEACDTPEHWEAAPQSLAGRQARTVASPELWACPIQSDHLEMAPFSSDLGSEEEEVEFWPGLTSLTLGSGQAEEEEETSSDTSGQTRFYSPCEEHPEETNQSEGSESGTMRQGEELPSEELQESRGLLHPQEVQVLEEQGQQEAGFRGERTLGEAVCADGLLGEEQVIEQVNREKGEQKQKQEQVQDDVMLGRQGERARLTGEPEGLNDGEWEQEDMERRAQGQGGPEQGEGRKRELQMPEENRVDSQDEKSQSFVGKSEEVTGKQEDHGLKEKGVPVGGQEEKEPGSWDGGRLGAVGGVRSREEENEHHGPSMPTLVAPDDSPHCDLFPGASYLVTQIPRTQTESRAEELSPAALSPSLEPIRYSHQPISLLGSFSTEESPDKEVAQNSQQEGSRLRKGTVSSQGSKAGFASASVTPPRTPDSAPPSPAEASPITPASVSARPPGAFPRREISCAAHASETASAPLSMDDPPPRGTSEMCPATLHGFPYAGASPPRPPANSTGPVQYLRSDSFPGSHRTEQTPDLVGMLLFHSHSELPQRPPKPAIYSSVTPRRDRNSGRDCSTVSESLTALSTLKQDSQGSISNLERPSSPPSSQPWGSPHHPAFATESPAYGSSPSFVSMDVRIHEPLPPPPPERRDAHPPVVERDGHPRVVVPTLKQHSHPPPLALGSGPYTPHKGPLPQASDPAVARQHRPLPSTPDSFHHAQVTPRWRYNKPLPPTPDLPQPHLSSISAPGISRIYRPLPPLPIIDPPTEPPPLPPKSRGRSRSTRGGHMNSGGHAKTRPACQDWTVPIPTSAGRTSWPPATGRSTESFTSTSRSKSEVSPGMAFSNMTNFLCPSSPTTPWTPELQGPTPKDEAGVSEHPEAPAREPLRRTTPQQGTSGPGRSSVSQARQPEKPSHLHLEKASSWPHRRDSGRPPGDNSGQAVAPSEGASKHKGWSRQGLRRPSILPEGSSDSRGPAVEKHLGPSDTVVFREKKPKEVMGGFSRRCSKLINSSQLLYQEYSDVVLNKEIQSQQRLESLSETPGPSSPRQPRKALVSSESYLKRLSVASSGSLWQEIPVVRNSTVLLSMTHEDQKLQEVKFELIVSEASYLRSLNIAVDHFQLSTSLRATLSNQEHQWLFSRLQDVRDVSATFLSDLEENFETNIFSFQVCDVVLNHAPDFRRVYLPYVTNQTYQERTFQSLMNSNSNFREVLEKLESDPVCQRLSLKSFLILPFQRITRLKLLLQNILKRTQPGSSEEAEATKAHHALEQLIRDCNNSVQSMRQTEELIYLSQKIEFECKIFPLISQSRWLVKSGELTALEFSVSPGLRRKLNTRPVHLHLFNDCLLLSRPREGSRFLVFDHAPFSSIRGEKCEMKLHGPHKNLFRLFLRQNTQGAQAEFLFSTETQSEKLRWISALAMPREELDLLECYDSPQVQCLRAYKPRENDELALEKADVVMVIQQSSDGWLEGVRLSDGERGWFPVQQVEFISNPEVRARNLKEAHRVKTAKLQLVEQQA; encoded by the exons atggaggctgaggaggcccaGCATGGAGCCTCTCCTCCCATCCCTGCCATAGTGGAACTCAGCATTATCCCTGAGGCTCCCATGAGGAGCAGCCACGTGTCTGCCCTGGGGCTTGAAGCTCAAGAAGATGAGGACCCATCCTATAAATGGAGAGAGGAACACAGACTCTCAGCAACCCAGCAGAGAGAGTTAAGGGATGTGTGTGACTATGCGGGTGAGACGATGCCCTCTTTTCCCAAGGAAGGTTCTGCAGATGTGGAGCCCAATCAGGAAAGCCTTGTGGCTGAGGCCTGTGACACTCCGGAACACTGGGAGGCAGCACCCCAGAGCCTGGCAGGCCGACAAGCAAGGACTGTAGCTTCCCCAGAGCTCTGGGCCTGCCCCATTCAGAGTGATCATCTAGAAATGGCCCCATTTTCCAGTGACCTGGGAAGCGAAGAAGAGGAGGTGGAATTTTGGCCAGGACTTACTTCTTTGACATTGGGATCTGGACAggcagaagaagaagaggaaacctcttcagataccTCTGGTCAGACCAGATTTTATTCTCCCTGCGAAGAGCATCCTGAAGAGACCAACCAGAGTGAAGGCTCTGAAAGTGGGACTATGAGGCAGGGGGAGGAGCTGCCATCGGAGGAGCTTCAGGAAAGTCGAGGGCTCTTGCATCCCCAGGAGGTCCAAGTTCTGGAGGAGCAGGGGCAGCAGGAAGCAGGATTTCGGGGGGAAAGAACTCTGGGGGAGGCTGTTTGTGCTGATGGGCTGTTGGGGGAGGAACAGGTGATAGAGCAGGTTAATCGAGAAAAGGGAGAACAGAAGCAAAAACAGGAACAGGTACAAGACGATGTGATGCTTGGGAGACAAGGAGAAAGAGCGAGGCTCACTGGGGAACCAGAGGGTCTGAATGATGGTGAGTGGGAGCAGGAGGATATGGAGAGGAGGGCTCAGGGTCAGGGAGGTCCAGaacagggagaagggagaaagagggagcTGCAGATGCCGGAAGAGAATAGGGTGGACTCTCAGGATGAGAAGAGTCAAAGCTTTGTGGGAAAGTCAGAGGAAGTAACTGGAAAACAAGAAGATCATGGTCTAAAGGAGAAAGGGGTACCAGTCGGTGGGCAGGAGGAGAAAGAGCCAGGGAGTTGGGATGGGggcaggctgggggcagtgggagGAGTGAGGAGCAGGGAAGAGGAGAATGAGCATCATGGGCCTTCGATGCCCACTCTGGTAGCCCCGGACGACTCTCCTCACTGTGACCTGTTTCCAGGTGCCTCATATCTCGTGACTCAGATTCCCAGGACTCAGACAGAGTCCAGGGCTGAGGAACTGTCCCCTGCAGCTCTGTCTCCCTCGCTAGAGCCCATCAGATACTCTCACCAGCCCATTTCTCTATTGGGCTCCTTTTCGACTGAGGAGTCACCTGACAAGGAAGTAGCTCAAAACAGCCAGCAAGAGGGATCCAGGCTGAGGAAGGGAACAGTGTCCAGCCAAGGGTCTAAGGCAGGCTTTGCCAGTGCATCTGTGACTCCTCCAAGGACACCAGATTCAGCTCCTCCCAGTCCTGCTGAAGCCTCCCCCATCACACCTGCCTCGGTATCTGCCAGGCCCCCAGGTGCCTTTCCCAGGAGGGAAATCTCTTGTGCTGCACATGCTTCAGAAACTGCCAGCGCCCCTCTCTCAATGGATGACCCACCTCCCCGGGGGACTTCGGAGATGTGCCCAGCTACCCTCCATGGCTTCCCCTATGCCGGGGCCAGCCCTCCCAGGCCCCCAGCCAACTCCACAGGCCCCGTCCAGTACTTACGGAGTGACTCCTTCCCCGGTTCTCACAGGACAGAGCAGACTCCAGACCTGGTGGGAATGTTACTTTTCCACTCCCACTCAGAGCTGCCCCAGAGGCCCCCCAAACCTGCCATCTACAGCTCTGTGACCCCAAGAAGGGACAGAAATAGTGGTAGGGACTGCAGCACCGTTTCAGAATCCCTTACTGCCTTATCCACTCTGAAGCAGGACTCTCAAGGATCCATCTCAAATCTAGAGAGGCCCAGCAGTCCTCCCAGCAGCCAGCCCTGGGGCTCCCCACATCATCCAGCCTTTGCCACAGAGTCTCCCGCCTATGGTTCTTCCCCATCCTTTGTCTCCATGGATGTGAGGATCCACGAACCTCTGCCCCCGCCTCCCCCAGAGAGGAGGGACGCCCATCCCCCTGTGGTGGAGAGAGATGGCCATCCACGTGTGGTGGTTCCCACACTGAAGCAGCATAGCCACCCTCCTCCATTGGCCCTAGGTTCAGGGCCATATACCCCCCATAAAGGCCCACTTCCCCAAGCCTCTGACCCGGCTGTGGCCAGGCAGCACCGGCCTCTGCCATCTACCCCAGACAGCTTCCACCATGCTCAGGTCACCCCCAGGTGGAGATACAACAAACCTTTACCCCCTACCCCTGATTTGCCACAACCCCACCTTTCTTCCATTTCTGCTCCTGGTATCTCGAGGATATACAGGCCTCTACCCCCGCTACCCATCATAGACCCTCCCACCGAACCACCCCCATTACCCCCAAAGTCCAGGGGGAGGAGCAGGAGCACTCGGGGAGGACATATGAACTCAGGGGGTCATGCTAAAACAAGACCTGCTTGTCAAGACTGGACAGTCCCCATCCCCACCTCTGCTGGACGCACCTCCTGGCCCCCGGCCACAGGTAGATCAACAGAGTCTTTCACTTCCACCAGCAGGAGTAAGAGCGAAGTGTCCCCTGGCATGGCTTTCAGCAACATGACAAACTTCCTATGCCCCTCTTCCCCTACCACTCCCTGGACTCCGGAGCTCCAGGGACCCACCCCTAAGGATGAAGCGGGAGTCTCAGAACACCCTGAGGCCCCTGCAAGAGAACCTTTGAGAAGGACAACCCCTCAGCAAGGAACCAGTGGCCCAGGGAGGTCATCTGTGAGCCAAGCAAGGCAGCCAGAAAAACCCAGCCATCTGCACCTGGAGAAGGCGTCCAGCTGGCCCCACAGGCGGGACTCAGGGAGGCCACCAGGGGACAACAGTGGACAGGCTGTGGCTCCTAGTGAGGGGGCCAGCAAGCACAAGGGCTGGAGCCGGCAGGGCCTGCGCAGACCTTCCATCTTGCCTGAGGGCTCCTCAG ATTCAAGAGGTCCAGCCGTGGAGAAACATCTGGGACCCTCGGACACTGTTGTTTTTCG GGAGAAAAAACCAAAGGAGGTGATGGGAGGCTTTTCAAGACGCTGCTCCAAGCTCATCAACTCCT CCCAGCTGCTTTACCAGGAGTATAGTGATGTTGTCCTGAATAAGGAGATCCAGAGCCAGCAGCGGCTGGAGAGCCTGTCTGAGACACCCGGGCCTAGCTCTCCACGGCAGCCTCGGAAGGCCCTGGTCTCGTCGGAGTCGTACCTGAAGCGGCTCTCCGTGGCCTCCAGCGGCTCCCTCTGGCAGGAAATCCCCGTGGTGCGCAACAGCACCGTGCTGCTCTCCATGACTCACGAAGACCAAAAGCTGCAAGAG GTCAAATTTGAGCTGATCGTGTCAGAGGCCTCCTATCTGCGCAGTCTAAACATAGCTGTGGATCATTTCCAACTTTCAACCTCACTCCGGGCCACACTTTCCAACCAGGAGCATCAATGGCTCTTCTCTCGTTTACAGGATGTGCGAGACGTCAGCGCCAC GTTCCTTTCAGACCTGGAAGAAAACTTTGAGACCAATATCTTCTCCTTCCAAGTATGTGATGTAGTCCTGAACCATGCCCCAGACTTCCGCCGGGTCTACCTGCCTTATGTCACCAACCAGACCTATCAGGAACGCACCTTCCAGAGCCTGAT GAATAGCAACAGCAATTTCCGAGAGGTCTTGGAGAAGCTGGAGAGCGACCCCGTCTGCCAGCGCCTTTCCCTCAAGTCCTTTCTGATTCTGCCCTTCCAACGCATCACCCGCCTCAAACTGCTGCTCCAG AACATTCTGAAGAGAACACAGCCTGGCTCCTCGGAGGAGGCAGAGGCCACGAAGGCGCACCATGCCCTGGAGCAG CTGATCCGGGACTGCAATAATAGTGTCCAGAGTATGCGACAGACAGAGGAGCTAATCTACCTGAGCCAGAAGATTGAGTTTGAGTGCAAA ATATTCCCGCTCATTTCTCAGTCACGCTGGCTGGTGAAGAGTGGGGAGCTGACAGCCTTGGAGTTCAGTGTTTCCCCAGGGCTGCGAAGGAAGCTGAACACACGTCCAGTCCACCTTCACCTCTTCAATGACTGTCTGCTGCTGTCTCGGCCCCGAGA GGGTAGCCGATTCCTGGTATTTGACCATGCTCCCTTCTCCTCCATTCGGGGGGAGAAGTGTGAAATGAAGCTACATGGACCTCACAAAAACCTGTTCCGACTCTTTCTGCGGCAGAACACTCAGGGCGCCCAGGCCGAGTTCCTCTTCAGCACGGAGACTCA AAGTGAAAAGCTTCGGTGGATCTCAGCCTTGGCCATGCCAAGAGAAGAGTTGGACCTCCTGGAGTGTTACG ACTCCCCCCAGGTACAGTGCCTTCGAGCCTACAAGCCCCGAGAGAACGACGAGTTGGCACTGGAGAAAGCCGACGTGGTGATGGTGATTCAGCAGAGCAGTGATG GCTGGCTGGAGGGCGTGAGGCTCTCAGACGGGGAGCGAGGCTGGTTTCCTGTGCAACAGGTGGAGTTTATTTCCAACCCAGAAGTCCGTGCGCGGAACCTGAAGGAAGCTCATCGAGTCAAGACTGCCAAACTACAGCTGGTGGAACAGCAAGCCTAA